TCCTGAGGAAGGCTCGTCCGCTCAGGGTTAGTCGGGACCTAAGTCGAGGCCGATAGGCGTAGACGATGGACAACAGGTTGATATTCCTGTACCACCAAACCACCGTTTGAGCAATGGGGGGACGCAGAAGGATAGGGTAAGCATGCTGTTGGTTATGCATGTCCAAGCAGTAAGGTGTGAGTGTAGGCAAATCCGCACTCTGTAACATTGAGCTGTGATGGCGAGGACTTAGTCCGAAGTTCCTGATTTCACACTGCCAAGAAAAGCCTCTAGCGAGGTGATAGGTGCCCGTACCGCAAACCGACACAGGTAGTCGAGGAGAGAATCCTAAGGTGAGCGAGAGAACTCTCGTTAAGGAACTCGGCAAAATGACCCCGTAACTTCGGGAGAAGGGGTGCTCTTTTGGGTGTATAGCCTAGAAGAGCCGCAGTGAATAGGCCCAGGCGACTGTTTAGCAAAAACACAGGTCTCTGCAAAACCGTAAGGTGAAGTATAGGGGCTGACGCCTGCCCGGTGCTGGAAGGTTAAGAGGAGTGCTTAGCGCAAGCGAAGGTGCGAATTGAAGCCCCAGTAAACGGCGGCCGTAACTATAACGGTCCTAAGGTAGCGAAATTCCTTGTCGGGTAAGTTCCGACCCGCACGAAAGGCGTAACGATCTGGGCACTGTCTCAACGAGAGACTCGGTGAAATTATAGTACCTGTGAAGATGCAGGTTACCCGCGACAGGACGGAAAGACCCCGTGGAGCTTTACTATAGCTTGATATTGAATTTTGGTGCAACTTGTACAGGATAGGCAGGAGCCTTAGAGCCCGGAGCGCCAGCTTCGGAGGAGGCGTCGGTGGGATACTGCCCTGGTTGTATTGAAATTCTAACCCATACCCGTAACCCGGGTAGGAGACAGTGTCAGGCGGGTAGTTTGACTGGGGCGGTCGCCTCCTAAAGTGTAACGGAGGCGCCCAAAGGTTCCCTCAGAATGGTTGGAAATCATTCGAAGAGTGTAAAGGCAGAAGGGAGCTTGACTGCGAGACCTACAAGTCGAGCAGGGTCGAAAGACGGGCTTAGTGATCCGGTGGTTCCGCATGGAAGGGCCATCGCTCAACGGATAAAAGCTACCCCGGGGATAACAGGCTTATCTCCCCCAAGAGTCCACATCGACGGGGAGGTTTGGCACCTCGATGTCGGCTCATCGCATCCTGGGGCTGTAGTCGGTCCCAAGGGTTGGGCTGTTCGCCCATTAAAGCGGTACGCGAGCTGGGTTCAGAACGTCGTGAGACAGTTCGGTCCCTATCCGTCGTGGGCGTAGGAAATTTGAGAGGAGCTGTCCTTAGTACGAGAGGACCGGGATGGACACACCGCTGGTGTACCAGTTGTTCTGCCAAGAGCATCGCTGGGTAGCTATGTGTGGACGGGATAAGTGCTGAAAGCATCTAAGCACGAAGCCCCCCTCAAGATGAGATTTCCCATTACGCAAGTAAGTAAGATCCCTCAAAGACGATGAGGTAGATAGGTTCGGGGTGGAAGCGTGGCGACATGTGCAGCTGACGAATACTAATCGATCGAGGACTTAACCAAATAGAATTTGCACATTTCAATGTCTTTTATCCAGTTTTGAGTGAACAAGCACTCAAATTAAAGGGTTCCAAGACGCAAGCAGTGCTAGGAAACGATTGAGAGAAAGAAGGAGCGTACTTAAGTACGTGACTGATTGATCGAATGAAGTTGACAACGCAATGCGCAGTGTATTGAAAGCCGAACTAGTCTAGTGATGATGGCGAAGAGGTCACACCCGTTCCCATACCGAACACGGAAGTTAAGCTCTTCAGCGCCGATGGTAGTTGGGGGTTTCCCCCTGCAAGAGTAGGACGTCGCTGGGCACTATAAAAAGTCGTTACCGAGTAATCGGTGACGACTTTTTTTTATATATACAAGTCTGTGAGATTTAGTCTCGGTTACCGCAGAATTGATCTCAAAGTGACGTCTTTTAACTGATTATGGATAATAATTCAAGGTACTTTTTAATTGAAATTGCTGTATTAAATTAGCTCTTTCGCCTAGATATACTGCATATTTGGAGACTTGGTCACTCCTAGTCTAGCAACCATTCTTTAATAAGTACTTATACAAAAACAAGTCTATTGATTATCTAACGTCTTCTATTTAATGAAACAAGATTATGGCTTACAGTTATATGTTTCAGTACGCTTTTTAGAAATAGTGCGTCTTAGTAACCGCCGGGATTTCCGCTCTAGGCGGACGCATTCAGAGGGGGGAGCGATGAGCCAGCACCGTCGCATGTGCGCCGCTGGTGCGGTCTCATCTGTCTCCCTGATCCCTTCGGAGTCGCCGTCTGCCGCTGCAAACCAGCATATTTGCTAGCTATTCAGTTTCACTATTCACTTTTCAATCTTAACTGTATTATCTGAAGTGAAATCCAATAAATAGATGATCGAGACAAATCACATGATGAACACGACAAATTTCTCATAATAAAGTTTTAACTTGGCATGAGATAGCACTGATTAATTGCACGCACTTTTAATAACGCGTACTAACAAAAAACCTCTATTCTTGTGGCACTTTTTAATATTTAGTTGGAAAAAAGGGGAGTTTAGTTAAAAAAGAAATTATTCTTCTCTTTTTTATACACAATTCCACAACTCAGAATAACTAGCAAGCTCTAGTGGATTGTAGCGAAAGGTCGGCGACTCCTGTGGGATGAGTGAGACAGATGCCCCATCACATCGTACGCGTAGCGTCGGTGATGGGGCATCGCTCACCCCACGGAAAGCGTCCGCCCTGCAGCGAAAATCCTAGCGGTAACTAAGACGCATTATATCTACACTAAGACGGAAAACTAATCGTACATTAACCTAAATGTAGTAGTTAGAAAAAATATGATAACCAACAGTCGTGATGCAAATACACTAATATCGCTTGCTGTATTCTATAAAACCTTATAGTTCTTTCAAAAAATTAAGAGGGATAAAATTACTTTTTAAAACTACCTACATGAAGGGTGTCCCTTTAAACACAAACTAAATTCTTGAGATTATTTAAAGAAAGAAATAAGGTAGAGATAAGCTTAAAAAAAGGAGAGAAAAAATGACTACTATTTACGACTTTACGGTGAAGAATACAAAAGGTGAAGATGTTTCCTTAAATATATACAAAGATAAACCAATGATTATTGTAAATACTGCAAGTCATTGTGGTTTTACACCACAGTTTGCAGAACTACAGAAATTATATGAAACTTACAAAGAAGAAGGGCTCATAATACTAGGATTTCCTTGCGATCAATTTAATAATCAAGAATTTGAAGAAATTGAAAGCACTATTGAATTTTGTCAGTTGAATTATGGGGTAACATTTCCTATATTTGCAAAAGTAAATGTGAAAGGAAAAGAGGCTGAACCTTTATTTCAATTTTTAGTGTCAGAAAAAAAGGGATTTTTATCTGAGGCAATTAAGTGGAATTTTACAAAATTCCTTATAAATAAAGACGGGAAAGTAATAGACCGATATGCTCCACAAACTTCTCCATCTAAAATGCTACAAGATATAAAAAAACAATTTAAATAGAAAAATCGGAATAATTGTATTACTATTTGATTCTTGACAGTGAGTCTAGGCGCTGATAACCTTACAATAATATTCAATTATAGAGGAGGAAATTCGGAAAATGTGGGAGTCTAAATTTCAAAAAGAAGGTTTAACGTTTGATGATGTTTTACTAGTTCCAGCACAGTCAGAAGTATTACCGAAAGATGTGGATTTGTCTGTTCAATTAACATCAAAAATTAAGTTAAACATTCCAATCATTAGTGCTGGTATGGACACTGTTACAGAAGCAAAGATGGCAATTGCTATGGCTCGTCAAGGCGGTCTTGGTATTATTCACAAAAATATGAGTATTGAAGAACAGGCCGAGCAAGTGGAAACGGTTAAACGTTCCGAGAATGGAGTTATTACAGATCCTTTTTTCTTAACTCCAACTCATCAAGTATATGATGCTGAACATTTAATGGGGAAATACAGAATTTCTGGAGTTCCAATAGTAAACAATAAAGATGAACAAAAGTTAGTTGGAATTATTACTAATCGTGATCTACGTTTCATTCAAGATTATTCTTTAATAATTGATGAAGTAATGACGAAAGAAAAATTAGTAACTGCTGCAGTTGGTACGACTTTAGAAGATGCAGAGAAAATCTTACAACAGTATAAAATAGAAAAACTTCCTATTGTAGATGAAAATGGAATCCTAAAAGGTCTCATTACAATCAAAGATATTGAGAAAGTGATTGAATTTCCAAATGCAGCAAAAGATCAACATGGACGCCTATTGGTTGGAGCGGCAGTTGGAGTAACCAAAGATACAATGCACCGAATTGAAAAGCTTGTTCAAGCACAAGTAGATGTTATTGTGATTGACACAGCTCATGGACACTCACAAGGTGTTATGGATACTGTAAAGAGTATTCGTGAAGCATATCCTAACTTAGACATTATTGCTGGAAATGTTGCAACTGGTGAAGCTACTCGTGCGCTATTTGAAGCAGGTGCTGACGTTGTAAAAGTTGGTATTGGGCCAGGTTCAATATGTACTACCCGTGTTGTAGCAGGTGTTGGAGTACCACAAATTACAGCAGTATATGATTGTGCAACGGAAGCTCGTGAAGTTGGAAAAACAATTATTGCAGATGGTGGTATTAAGTACTCTGGTGATATTATCAAGGCACTTGCAGCAGGTGGACATGTTGTCATGCTAGGAAGTTTACTTGCAGGTACAACAGAAAGTCCTGGAGAGACAGAAATATTCCAAGGTAGACGCTTTAAGACTTACCGTGGTATGGGGTCAATTGCTGCTATGGAAAAAGGTTCAAAAGATCGTTATTTCCAAGAAGAAGCTAAAAAATTAGTACCAGAAGGAATTGAAGGTCGTCTACCATATAAAGGACCACTTTCAGATACAGTTCATCAATTACTTGGTGGTGTTCGAGCTGGTATGGGCTATTGTGGAACAGGAAATTTACAAGATTTACGTGAAAATGCACAGTTCATACGCATGACTGGTGCAGGTTTACGAGAAAGCCATCCACATGATGTCCAAATTACGAAAGAAGCACCTAACTATTCCATATCATAAGTAACGTAGAAAGAACCTTTTGCATCCATTTAACGTCTTTATCTAGGCAAAATGGGTGCTTTTTTTGCGGAAAGTGCTATGAAGTAACAAAGTGTGTTAAAATGGGCATTGAAAAAACTTATAGTGGGGGTACAGTAGTGAAGAAAGTTTGGATGACATCAATGATTAAATGGCTAGTACTTCCTATGTTTCTTGTTTCAGTTGTATGTGGAATGCCGACTGCTACAAAAGCTGAGGAAAGTTTAAATTTAAATGTCGATGCAGCAATATTAGTTGATGCAGATACAGGTAAAATTCTATACGAGAAAAATGCAGATGCACCATTAGGTATTGCCAGTATGACTAAAATGATGACAGAGTATTTATTATTTGAAGCGATTAAAGATGGGAAAATTTCTTGGGATCAACAGTATTCTGTTACAGATTATACATACAAAATTTCTCAAAATCGCGCATTAAGTAATGTACCTCTTCGCCAGGATGGTAGCTATTCCATTCATGAACTTTATGAGGCAATGGCAATATACTCTGCAAATGCAGCTACAATAGCTATAGCAGAGACTATTGGAGGGACGGAAGAAAACTTTGTGAAGCTAATGAATGATAAAGCAGCGGAAATGGGCCTGAAAGGTTATAAATTTGTCAATTCAACAGGTTTGAATAATGCGGATTTACAAGGCATGTATCCAGCTAATTCAGGTGCCACTGATGAAAACGTGATGGCAGCAAAATCGGTAGCAACACTTGCATATAATTTAATGAAAGATTATCCAGAAGTATTAGAAACAACGAAAATAGCTAAAAAGACATTCCGTAAAGGGACGTCAGATGCAATTGAAATGAGTAACTGGAATTGGATGTTACCAGGACTAATATACAAATATGAAGGTGTAGATGGATTAAAGACAGGTACAACAGAATTTGCAGGACATTGTTTTACGGGAACAGCTACAAGAAATGGAATGCGTGTTATTGCGGTTGTGATGAAGGCTGTAGATGCAAATGGAGCTGGTTCTTATAAAGCTCGATTTGATGCAGCAAGAGCGTTATTTGATTATGGGTTTGCTCAGTTTTCTAAAACAGAAATAGTTCCATCGGGATATAAAATTCCTGAAAATGAAACATTACCAGTTGAAAAAGGAAAAGAAGATTCCGTTTCAATTGCTGTAAAAGATCCAATATCAATGGTTATTAAAACAAGTGAAAAAGATCAGTACAAGCCAATTTTCACTCCGAAAGAAAAAGCTTTAGAGGCGGATGTTAAAAAGGGTACTGTAGTAGGTACAGTTCATCTCGAAAAGACGGAGGGAACTGATTATGGTTATGTAACCGATAAAGCAACAGAAGTAGATGTGGTGACAACTGAAGATGTAGACCGCGCAAGTTGGATTAGTTTAATGTTCAAAGGTATCGGTAAATTCTTTGGTAATTTATGGCATAGTACAACTGACTTTATAGGCGGACTATTTTAAAAAAACACCGTGAGCTCTCTAATGAGTTTACGGTGTTTTTCTAATTTCCCATACTTTTATTAATGTGTTTATAGAAGCTGAGATATCATTCGTATCAATTCCTCCAAATCCTAGCACAATTTTAGGTGTCGAAGCATTCTCAAAATCTCCAGTTATATATTCTTGAAGAGCATATATTCGAATTCCTGCTTGTTTGGAGAGTAGTACCAACTCTTCTTCTGTTTTACAAGTATGAATCGTCAACAAAATATGCATACCTGCTTGTTCACCTGAAATAGTAACAATAGGATTAAACTCAGCAATAGTTTTCGTAACAATTTCTAGTTTTCGTTTATAAATTTTTCTCATTTTATTTAGATGTTTAGCAAAATGACCGGATTCCATAAACTTCGTTAATACATGCTGGTCCATGCGAGGTACTGTAGCAGCGTAATAGGAATACTTTTGCATGTATTGCATAATAAGTGTTTTTGGTAATACGGCATAAGCAATACGAAGGGAAGGCATTAATGATTTTGAAAATGTACTTAAATAAATAACCCGTTGATTTTGATCGATTCCTTGTAAGGAAGGAATTGGTCTGCCTGTGTATCTAAATTCACTATCGTAATCGTCTTCGATAATATATCTATTCTCTTGTTGGTAAGCCCAGGATAACAGCTGACTACGACGTGTGGCAGATAGAACAGCCCCAGTAGGGAACTGGTGGGAAGGAGTTACATACATGACGGTTGCATTTGTTTGTTCTAATTGCGAAACAATTACGCCTTCTATATCGACTGGAATGGGAATCGATTTATGCTTATCCTCTAAAAATAAATGGTGTGTAAGTGGATACCCAGGATTTTCAATTCCGTAAATAGCTTCTTTGCCAAGTAAGCGGATGATTAAGGGCATTAGTTGCTCTGTTCCAGACCCAAGTATAATTTGTTCAGGTGTACACTTAACACCTCGTGATTGATATAAATAAGAAGAAATTTGCTGTCTTAATTCAAAATCTCCTTGAGGATGCCCCAGTTGTAGGAAATCCTTATTTGCCTCACTGATTATTTCTTTCATATATTTTCGCCATATAGCAAAAGGAAAAGATTCTGTATCAATTTTTCCTGGTGAAAAATCTATAAAAATATCTTCCGTCTCGTTTCCTTCTCTAGTCATATGGGTGGATTCTTGTTCAATAAGAGCTAAGTCTTCCAAATTTTGAACAAAAAATCCTTTTCTTGCTTCCGAAGAAATAAAACCTTCTGCTACAAGTTGACTATAGGCAAATTCAATAGTTGTTTGGCTTACAGCTAAGAACTCAGCTAATTTTCTTTTGGATGGAAGTTTTGCTCCTTCTTCAATTGTTCCGTCTATTATAGCTTCTTTAATTTCGTTGTAAAGTTGCTCGTATAAAGGAGTTTTAGCGTTTTTTTCAAGCTGAAACATTAGATAGTCCATTCTTCACTCCAATCTGACCCCTTCGTATCCTTATTTTCTGACGCTTTTAAAATGGTCATCTTTTATTATACTAAATTCATAAAGATAATGGAGGGAATAATAATGACTATTAATTTTACGGGAACGGATCGAGTTAAAAGAGGAATGGCTGAAATGCAAAAAGGTGGCGTTATTATGGACGTTATTAAT
The nucleotide sequence above comes from Psychrobacillus glaciei. Encoded proteins:
- a CDS encoding glutathione peroxidase translates to MTTIYDFTVKNTKGEDVSLNIYKDKPMIIVNTASHCGFTPQFAELQKLYETYKEEGLIILGFPCDQFNNQEFEEIESTIEFCQLNYGVTFPIFAKVNVKGKEAEPLFQFLVSEKKGFLSEAIKWNFTKFLINKDGKVIDRYAPQTSPSKMLQDIKKQFK
- the guaB gene encoding IMP dehydrogenase; protein product: MWESKFQKEGLTFDDVLLVPAQSEVLPKDVDLSVQLTSKIKLNIPIISAGMDTVTEAKMAIAMARQGGLGIIHKNMSIEEQAEQVETVKRSENGVITDPFFLTPTHQVYDAEHLMGKYRISGVPIVNNKDEQKLVGIITNRDLRFIQDYSLIIDEVMTKEKLVTAAVGTTLEDAEKILQQYKIEKLPIVDENGILKGLITIKDIEKVIEFPNAAKDQHGRLLVGAAVGVTKDTMHRIEKLVQAQVDVIVIDTAHGHSQGVMDTVKSIREAYPNLDIIAGNVATGEATRALFEAGADVVKVGIGPGSICTTRVVAGVGVPQITAVYDCATEAREVGKTIIADGGIKYSGDIIKALAAGGHVVMLGSLLAGTTESPGETEIFQGRRFKTYRGMGSIAAMEKGSKDRYFQEEAKKLVPEGIEGRLPYKGPLSDTVHQLLGGVRAGMGYCGTGNLQDLRENAQFIRMTGAGLRESHPHDVQITKEAPNYSIS
- a CDS encoding serine hydrolase, with amino-acid sequence MKKVWMTSMIKWLVLPMFLVSVVCGMPTATKAEESLNLNVDAAILVDADTGKILYEKNADAPLGIASMTKMMTEYLLFEAIKDGKISWDQQYSVTDYTYKISQNRALSNVPLRQDGSYSIHELYEAMAIYSANAATIAIAETIGGTEENFVKLMNDKAAEMGLKGYKFVNSTGLNNADLQGMYPANSGATDENVMAAKSVATLAYNLMKDYPEVLETTKIAKKTFRKGTSDAIEMSNWNWMLPGLIYKYEGVDGLKTGTTEFAGHCFTGTATRNGMRVIAVVMKAVDANGAGSYKARFDAARALFDYGFAQFSKTEIVPSGYKIPENETLPVEKGKEDSVSIAVKDPISMVIKTSEKDQYKPIFTPKEKALEADVKKGTVVGTVHLEKTEGTDYGYVTDKATEVDVVTTEDVDRASWISLMFKGIGKFFGNLWHSTTDFIGGLF
- the pdxR gene encoding MocR-like pyridoxine biosynthesis transcription factor PdxR — translated: MDYLMFQLEKNAKTPLYEQLYNEIKEAIIDGTIEEGAKLPSKRKLAEFLAVSQTTIEFAYSQLVAEGFISSEARKGFFVQNLEDLALIEQESTHMTREGNETEDIFIDFSPGKIDTESFPFAIWRKYMKEIISEANKDFLQLGHPQGDFELRQQISSYLYQSRGVKCTPEQIILGSGTEQLMPLIIRLLGKEAIYGIENPGYPLTHHLFLEDKHKSIPIPVDIEGVIVSQLEQTNATVMYVTPSHQFPTGAVLSATRRSQLLSWAYQQENRYIIEDDYDSEFRYTGRPIPSLQGIDQNQRVIYLSTFSKSLMPSLRIAYAVLPKTLIMQYMQKYSYYAATVPRMDQHVLTKFMESGHFAKHLNKMRKIYKRKLEIVTKTIAEFNPIVTISGEQAGMHILLTIHTCKTEEELVLLSKQAGIRIYALQEYITGDFENASTPKIVLGFGGIDTNDISASINTLIKVWEIRKTP